A portion of the Actomonas aquatica genome contains these proteins:
- the panC gene encoding pantoate--beta-alanine ligase: MQTLRTVSEMQNVARELRSAGRTIAFVPTMGALHEGHLDLVRLAATKADVVVVSIFVNPTQFGPNEDFQRYPRDLEGDSAKCETAGAHYIFTPTKDELYPAGYSTFITEESVAKPLEGISRPVHFRGVTTIVAMLFNIVQPTCAIFGQKDAQQVAVIRKMVADLHLPVEIITCPTTRDHDGLALSSRNAYLTPTQRQAALAIPRTLQAIKAMAEKGERRVERLTAEATHLLADQRQIRVIYVALVDPQTMQPLRELEPGNALLAIAAWVDETRLIDNILL, translated from the coding sequence ATGCAAACTCTCCGCACCGTCTCCGAGATGCAAAACGTCGCCCGCGAGCTCCGCTCCGCTGGTCGCACCATCGCTTTTGTGCCCACCATGGGCGCCCTCCATGAGGGCCACCTCGACCTCGTCCGCCTCGCCGCCACCAAGGCCGATGTCGTGGTCGTCTCCATCTTCGTCAACCCGACCCAGTTTGGCCCCAACGAAGATTTCCAACGCTACCCGCGTGATCTCGAGGGCGACTCCGCCAAATGCGAGACGGCTGGCGCCCACTACATTTTTACGCCCACCAAGGACGAACTCTACCCCGCCGGTTACTCGACCTTCATCACCGAAGAATCCGTTGCCAAACCCCTCGAAGGCATCTCGCGCCCCGTCCACTTCCGCGGTGTCACCACCATCGTGGCCATGCTGTTCAACATCGTGCAGCCCACCTGCGCCATCTTCGGCCAAAAGGACGCCCAGCAGGTCGCCGTCATTCGCAAAATGGTCGCCGACCTTCACCTGCCCGTGGAGATCATCACCTGCCCGACCACCCGCGACCACGACGGCCTCGCCCTCAGTTCCCGCAACGCCTACCTCACCCCGACCCAGCGCCAGGCCGCCCTCGCCATTCCGCGCACCCTTCAGGCCATCAAAGCCATGGCCGAAAAAGGCGAGCGTCGCGTCGAACGCCTCACCGCCGAGGCCACCCACCTTCTCGCCGACCAACGGCAGATTCGCGTGATCTACGTCGCGCTCGTCGACCCGCAGACCATGCAACCCCTCCGCGAACTCGAGCCCGGCAACGCCCTGCTCGCGATCGCCGCCTGGGTCGACGAAACCCGCCTCATCGACAACATCCTCCTGTAA
- a CDS encoding sensor histidine kinase, translating into MILAATKVLLPGALDYDAKALSSLYFGVAVVCLIMAMVLVKSNPRQSFNWAAGLILGWCGLWQFDLGLMYLHPLSAGIYIRGAMGGPGIAWVLVLLLLRSLVEPERSLRSHLRQLRWYGVTGGVFFAMAFSPWVIPYESTYLRPLRGMLWVPFGLLQILGGLHLGIATLRTTLRLRGSWRYVANLICGVGGVILLLVGARTILRYYLPTGSMVLSNAVIGVTIAGVFGFATLTRRVFRARAVLMTGLYYLGGLAGAIGAAGVVFKWVGTWVVPSLVPQASAVAAAMLVWAGLEWRRRHTAERRRLAAVQRVIQRLSSKQVTESGAASIHHWLLEELQDEARVGEGHLLVRQGDRWVGQEVSLRWDDPLLQVLESSECWITRHALARMWQRPAVEGAKGTLVRLGGEVAVRSSVDGVGPAVLLILGPKTNGEVFSAQEVSNLVALVEAVSGAAESAEAGRRGRLLGRVEALQMLAASIGHDFKQHLMAVRMLARRLADRSLTADVAEERLRQINRELDEMGAFSRRLTQLAQKQDVGPKESILLTEVVRTVVAELAPEASAAHVSLTVSIAHPDVRTVMNRGRLEKALAHMGWNAIRAMADTADVGSASMGGRAVEFEVRRRGQDGVIAVSDSGPGLPRKVEMRLFDPFVARAATSGGGLGLYEAWDAVTRAGGSMRYEHNHPHGAKFLLFLPGTDAGGETGAR; encoded by the coding sequence GTGATCCTGGCGGCGACCAAAGTGCTGTTACCCGGTGCGCTCGATTACGACGCCAAGGCGCTGTCTTCCCTGTATTTTGGAGTGGCCGTGGTGTGTCTGATTATGGCCATGGTGTTGGTGAAATCGAACCCGCGGCAGAGCTTCAACTGGGCGGCGGGACTGATCCTGGGATGGTGTGGGCTTTGGCAATTCGATCTCGGACTGATGTATCTGCATCCGCTCTCGGCGGGCATCTACATTCGCGGGGCGATGGGGGGGCCGGGCATTGCCTGGGTTTTGGTCCTGTTGCTTCTGCGCTCGTTGGTGGAGCCGGAGAGGTCCTTGCGGTCGCACCTGCGCCAGCTGAGGTGGTATGGGGTTACGGGAGGGGTGTTTTTTGCAATGGCCTTCAGCCCTTGGGTTATTCCTTACGAGTCGACCTATCTTCGGCCGCTGCGGGGAATGCTGTGGGTGCCTTTTGGTCTGCTGCAGATATTGGGGGGGCTGCACTTGGGCATCGCGACGCTGCGGACGACGCTACGGCTGCGCGGCAGTTGGCGTTACGTGGCGAATCTGATCTGTGGGGTAGGGGGCGTGATTTTACTGTTGGTGGGGGCTCGAACAATTCTGCGCTATTACCTCCCCACGGGATCGATGGTGCTGAGCAATGCTGTGATCGGGGTTACGATCGCCGGAGTATTTGGTTTTGCGACGCTCACGCGCAGGGTCTTCCGCGCTCGGGCAGTGCTGATGACAGGGCTTTATTATCTGGGGGGGCTCGCGGGCGCGATTGGGGCGGCGGGAGTGGTTTTTAAGTGGGTCGGAACTTGGGTCGTGCCGTCTTTGGTGCCTCAAGCCAGCGCGGTGGCGGCGGCAATGCTGGTCTGGGCGGGACTGGAGTGGCGGCGCCGGCACACGGCAGAACGGCGCCGACTCGCCGCGGTGCAGCGCGTGATTCAGCGGTTGAGCTCGAAGCAGGTCACGGAGAGCGGAGCGGCCTCGATCCATCACTGGCTCTTGGAAGAGTTGCAGGATGAGGCCCGGGTGGGAGAGGGGCACCTGTTGGTGCGGCAGGGGGATCGTTGGGTGGGGCAGGAGGTGTCGCTGCGCTGGGATGACCCGCTCCTGCAGGTGTTGGAATCGTCGGAGTGTTGGATAACCCGTCATGCGTTGGCGCGAATGTGGCAGCGCCCGGCGGTGGAGGGGGCGAAGGGCACGTTGGTGCGTTTGGGCGGCGAGGTGGCGGTGCGATCGTCGGTCGATGGGGTGGGACCGGCGGTGCTGTTGATCTTGGGGCCCAAAACCAACGGCGAAGTTTTCTCCGCTCAGGAGGTTTCCAATCTGGTCGCATTGGTGGAAGCGGTCAGCGGCGCTGCAGAGTCGGCGGAGGCGGGGCGCCGGGGGCGACTGCTCGGTCGGGTGGAGGCTTTGCAAATGCTCGCGGCTTCGATCGGGCATGATTTTAAACAGCACTTGATGGCCGTGCGGATGTTGGCCCGCCGTCTGGCGGATCGATCGCTGACAGCTGACGTGGCGGAAGAGCGGTTGAGGCAGATCAATCGCGAACTGGACGAAATGGGGGCATTTTCACGTCGACTTACTCAGTTGGCGCAGAAGCAGGACGTGGGGCCCAAAGAGAGCATTTTGCTCACGGAAGTTGTCCGCACGGTGGTGGCGGAGCTGGCGCCGGAGGCGAGCGCGGCGCATGTGAGCCTCACGGTTTCAATAGCGCATCCGGACGTGCGCACCGTGATGAACCGGGGGCGCCTCGAAAAGGCGCTGGCTCATATGGGGTGGAATGCGATCCGCGCAATGGCGGATACGGCTGACGTCGGGTCAGCTTCGATGGGGGGGCGTGCGGTCGAATTTGAAGTTCGCCGCAGGGGGCAGGACGGCGTGATTGCGGTCTCCGATTCCGGTCCTGGTTTACCCCGAAAAGTAGAGATGCGTTTGTTCGACCCCTTCGTGGCGCGCGCGGCGACGTCTGGCGGTGGTTTGGGCCTTTACGAGGCGTGGGACGCGGTGACGCGGGCGGGCGGCAGCATGCGGTATGAGCACAATCACCCGCACGGGGCGAAGTTCCTGTTGTTTTTGCCCGGCACCGATGCGGGGGGGGAGACCGGGGCGAGGTAG
- a CDS encoding LL-diaminopimelate aminotransferase yields MIRINENYLKLKASYLFADIAKRVNAYTAANPDKPLIRLGIGDVTEPLPEVCVKALHEGADELAKRETFRGYGPEQGYAFLREAIAQGEYATRGCTIAPDEIFVSDGAKCDSANIQEIFAEEGLKLAIPDPVYPVYIDTNVMAGRTGANVGGRYEGVTYLECTPENNYVPAIPSEPTDLIYLCFPNNPTGAVATREQLTAWVEYAKANQAIILYDVAYVAFIRDESIPHSIYEIPGADEVAIELRSFSKTAGFTGTRCAYTVIPKKLQAYDSTGKAHSLHSMWNRRHTTKFNGVSYPVQKAAAAIYTPEGQAQVKALSDFYLENAALIRTAMQDLGLSCVGGDNAPYIWINTGRDSWEFFDLLLNKAGVVCTPGAGFGKCGEGHVRISAFNSRANVENALKRIAEALA; encoded by the coding sequence ATGATCCGCATCAACGAAAACTACCTGAAGCTGAAGGCTTCGTATCTCTTTGCCGACATCGCCAAGCGCGTGAACGCCTACACGGCGGCCAATCCCGACAAGCCGCTCATTCGCCTCGGCATTGGCGACGTGACCGAGCCTCTCCCGGAAGTGTGCGTGAAGGCGCTGCATGAAGGCGCGGACGAGTTGGCCAAGCGCGAGACCTTCCGTGGCTACGGCCCGGAGCAGGGTTATGCGTTTTTGCGCGAGGCGATCGCGCAGGGTGAATACGCCACGCGCGGCTGCACGATCGCGCCGGATGAAATCTTCGTGTCGGACGGTGCGAAGTGCGACAGCGCGAACATCCAGGAAATCTTTGCTGAGGAGGGCTTGAAGCTGGCGATCCCGGATCCGGTGTATCCGGTTTATATCGACACCAACGTGATGGCGGGCCGCACGGGCGCCAACGTGGGCGGCCGCTACGAAGGTGTGACCTATCTCGAGTGCACGCCGGAGAACAACTACGTGCCGGCGATCCCGAGCGAGCCGACTGACCTCATTTACCTGTGCTTCCCCAACAACCCGACCGGCGCGGTCGCGACCCGCGAGCAGCTGACGGCGTGGGTGGAGTATGCGAAGGCGAACCAGGCGATCATTCTCTACGATGTCGCTTACGTGGCCTTCATCCGCGACGAGTCCATCCCGCACTCCATCTACGAGATCCCCGGGGCGGACGAGGTTGCGATCGAGCTGCGCAGCTTCTCCAAGACGGCGGGGTTCACCGGCACGCGTTGCGCCTACACGGTGATCCCGAAGAAGCTGCAGGCCTACGACTCCACCGGCAAAGCGCACTCGCTGCACAGCATGTGGAATCGCCGCCACACGACCAAGTTCAACGGCGTCTCCTACCCGGTGCAAAAGGCCGCCGCGGCGATCTACACGCCGGAAGGCCAGGCGCAGGTGAAGGCCTTGAGCGATTTCTATTTGGAGAATGCTGCGCTCATCCGGACCGCGATGCAGGACCTCGGTCTGAGCTGCGTGGGCGGCGACAACGCACCCTACATCTGGATCAACACGGGCCGCGATTCCTGGGAGTTCTTCGACCTGTTGCTGAACAAGGCGGGCGTGGTCTGCACGCCGGGCGCCGGCTTCGGCAAATGTGGCGAAGGGCACGTGCGCATCAGCGCGTTTAACTCCCGCGCCAATGTTGAAAATGCCCTGAAACGGATCGCCGAGGCGCTTGCCTGA
- a CDS encoding ATP-binding protein: MSRPDESSPADTDSAESRRTARHFRRLYILALGTVALLAIGGQVLVQYALASQSRSGRVVNEAGFQRMLSQRLSLKLTLLERGAEAERAEQLAEIVRLRDQWRQAHLDLIESSRELAFGRAARSSIEDMFERVGHPLEAIATVVDRLEQGQELTPAMAAAVLHNQEVFLPLMDATVRELELSVAGRVAWLQKLELGLLLVTLAVLVVEALLVFRPAVARLQRTLVELERRRLETAGRLDSLRHLSAGIAHHFNNILTSVMGNAELIRIESKGDRQRMDFAEAQVQQCQRAADIVAELLLYSGNAQPQPRPVGLARWLRDAMDALPAPPAGVTLEVDIKEDTVARVDGDLLHKALEGLVANAYEAMTARQGRVTVTLDQDVLGEPKPMAGPYHLALPAGLYATLEVADAGVGISRYDLDHVFDPYFTRKSFGRGLGLASILGVAHAHHGGVQIESTEGEGTTVTLYLPLALESSADVVRRRQSVRDN, from the coding sequence GTGTCGCGCCCTGACGAGTCCTCGCCTGCTGACACCGACTCCGCGGAGAGCCGGCGGACGGCGCGTCATTTCCGGCGGCTTTACATCCTCGCGTTGGGCACGGTCGCGCTCCTGGCGATCGGTGGGCAGGTGCTGGTGCAGTATGCCTTGGCCTCGCAGAGTCGGAGCGGTCGCGTCGTCAATGAGGCCGGTTTCCAACGCATGCTCAGTCAGCGGCTGAGCCTGAAGCTGACCCTGTTGGAGCGGGGGGCGGAGGCAGAGCGGGCGGAGCAGTTGGCGGAGATCGTGCGTCTGCGCGACCAGTGGAGGCAGGCGCATCTGGATTTGATCGAGTCTTCGCGAGAGCTGGCGTTTGGGCGCGCGGCGCGGTCCTCAATCGAGGATATGTTTGAGCGCGTGGGCCATCCGCTCGAAGCGATCGCAACGGTAGTGGACAGGCTGGAGCAGGGGCAGGAACTGACGCCGGCGATGGCAGCGGCGGTGCTGCACAATCAGGAAGTGTTTTTGCCCCTGATGGATGCGACGGTGCGTGAGTTGGAGCTCAGTGTAGCGGGCCGGGTGGCGTGGTTGCAGAAGCTGGAGCTGGGGCTGTTATTGGTGACGTTGGCGGTGTTGGTGGTTGAGGCGTTGTTGGTGTTCCGGCCGGCGGTGGCACGTTTGCAGCGCACCTTGGTTGAGCTCGAGCGGAGGCGGCTGGAAACGGCGGGACGTTTGGACAGCCTGCGGCATCTGAGCGCGGGCATCGCGCATCATTTCAACAACATCCTGACGTCGGTGATGGGGAACGCGGAACTGATTCGCATTGAGTCGAAGGGGGATCGCCAGCGCATGGATTTTGCCGAAGCGCAGGTGCAGCAATGCCAGCGCGCGGCCGACATCGTAGCGGAACTGCTCCTCTACTCGGGCAATGCGCAGCCGCAGCCCCGGCCAGTCGGGTTGGCGCGATGGCTACGGGACGCGATGGATGCGTTGCCAGCGCCGCCAGCGGGGGTGACGCTGGAGGTGGACATCAAAGAGGACACCGTGGCGCGAGTGGACGGCGATTTGTTGCACAAAGCTTTGGAGGGATTGGTGGCCAATGCCTACGAGGCGATGACGGCGCGCCAGGGTCGGGTGACCGTGACGCTCGATCAGGACGTGCTGGGCGAACCGAAGCCGATGGCTGGGCCTTATCATTTGGCGCTGCCGGCCGGGCTATATGCCACCCTGGAGGTGGCCGATGCCGGAGTGGGGATTTCGCGCTACGACCTCGATCACGTCTTTGATCCTTACTTCACCCGCAAATCGTTTGGGCGGGGGCTGGGCTTGGCGTCCATCCTGGGCGTGGCACACGCCCATCATGGAGGGGTGCAGATCGAGTCGACCGAAGGCGAGGGCACGACGGTCACCCTCTACCTGCCGCTGGCGTTGGAGAGTTCGGCGGACGTGGTGCGGCGACGTCAGTCGGTTCGCGACAACTAA
- a CDS encoding sensor histidine kinase, translating to MPVTYAVVALGSLILGLVVWRANPRRALNQSAAIVILIVALWMGLLGMLYRFEDFVVWGIRCVLALYGLGWVATFTLLLALRFPQDSFGRLMRRTRWAWVGGWLYPIPSLGPWVIPYESTPANPLFGPLWLPLGVLQAVGGLVILGLVGLSIWRIGGTQRYVAQLVGGAIALVLVVAGLRTVSRAYLPAGVLPYTSAVLGLVVVGTFTYALFTTRIFRARAVSLAVGFWVGAAGATMFLGVLVQRWAEAWGWHSSGQLVVGTLVSLVVWGGLWSGWRERKLRMNRREADRLIRRMELMRPRPPFDALHWRDVVEELQEWSGADLARVLKWDGDGWSDDRGRVASGGGLGLFLREHQVASRDVMGQMWQSEAVQRARDELEGLGAAVAACSDRLAEGPSVVVLMGPKRGKDAYTYPELATLRRLTKAIGGAVDSVEVGRRARAWGRLEGLQLLGAGVGHDFKQHLAAVRLLALRLADRRLEPAEAAAYLETLENEVGKMGEFSQRLSKLKEPERIEPQAVDVAVLLQDVADFLAARATRHAIELSVRVEPGLPGVWADPSRVYQALVNLGTNAIDAFERSGVTEANRTLSFSAVTESDGVALAVVDNGPGVPEAVRKTLFEPFVTAETPRGEGLGLYLVWDAAFRLGGMVRHEANKPSGARFVLWLRLASMAEKAESMGRESSIEEAAR from the coding sequence TTGCCCGTCACCTATGCGGTGGTGGCGCTGGGTTCGTTGATACTGGGGCTGGTGGTCTGGCGGGCGAATCCACGACGGGCGCTTAACCAGTCTGCGGCCATAGTGATTCTGATTGTTGCGCTCTGGATGGGGCTGCTCGGGATGTTGTATCGCTTTGAAGACTTCGTGGTCTGGGGGATCCGCTGTGTTTTGGCGCTCTACGGACTTGGCTGGGTGGCCACGTTCACGCTATTGTTGGCACTGCGTTTCCCGCAGGATTCATTTGGGCGACTAATGCGGCGGACTCGTTGGGCTTGGGTGGGAGGATGGCTTTATCCGATCCCTTCTTTGGGGCCTTGGGTGATTCCTTATGAGTCGACCCCGGCGAACCCGCTATTCGGGCCCCTTTGGTTGCCGTTGGGGGTGCTCCAGGCGGTGGGCGGACTGGTGATTCTGGGCCTTGTAGGGTTGTCAATTTGGCGGATCGGGGGGACGCAGCGTTATGTGGCGCAACTGGTGGGAGGGGCCATTGCGTTGGTGCTGGTGGTGGCGGGCCTCCGGACGGTGTCGCGAGCGTATTTGCCAGCAGGGGTGCTCCCCTATACGAGTGCCGTCCTCGGGTTGGTAGTAGTCGGAACCTTCACCTATGCGCTCTTCACGACGCGGATATTTCGAGCAAGAGCAGTCTCCCTTGCAGTGGGATTCTGGGTGGGCGCGGCTGGAGCGACGATGTTTCTCGGGGTCCTGGTGCAACGATGGGCGGAAGCGTGGGGCTGGCACTCCAGCGGACAGTTGGTGGTTGGCACCTTGGTCTCCTTGGTCGTGTGGGGGGGACTTTGGAGCGGATGGCGCGAACGAAAGCTGCGTATGAATCGTCGAGAGGCGGACCGGTTGATTCGGCGGATGGAGTTGATGCGGCCGCGCCCACCGTTCGACGCGCTCCACTGGCGTGACGTCGTGGAAGAACTGCAGGAGTGGAGCGGAGCGGATCTCGCGCGCGTGCTGAAATGGGATGGGGATGGGTGGAGTGATGACCGAGGACGCGTAGCCAGCGGGGGCGGACTGGGCCTGTTCCTGCGGGAGCATCAGGTCGCCTCGCGGGATGTGATGGGCCAGATGTGGCAAAGTGAGGCCGTGCAGCGGGCGCGGGATGAGCTGGAGGGCTTGGGAGCCGCGGTGGCCGCATGTTCGGACCGGTTGGCAGAGGGCCCGAGCGTGGTGGTGTTGATGGGGCCCAAGCGAGGGAAGGACGCCTATACTTATCCGGAGCTGGCGACCTTGCGCCGGCTGACCAAAGCGATCGGCGGTGCCGTGGATTCGGTGGAGGTGGGGCGTCGGGCGAGAGCCTGGGGGCGCCTGGAGGGACTGCAGCTGTTGGGAGCGGGGGTGGGGCATGACTTCAAACAGCACTTGGCTGCGGTGCGTTTACTGGCGCTGCGTTTGGCGGACCGACGATTGGAGCCGGCGGAGGCCGCCGCTTATTTGGAGACGTTGGAAAACGAGGTCGGGAAGATGGGGGAGTTCAGTCAGCGCCTGTCGAAGCTGAAGGAGCCGGAGCGCATTGAGCCACAGGCGGTCGACGTGGCGGTATTGCTGCAGGATGTGGCGGATTTTTTGGCTGCGCGGGCGACTCGGCACGCGATCGAGTTGAGCGTGCGCGTGGAGCCGGGGTTGCCGGGGGTCTGGGCCGATCCCAGTCGGGTTTATCAGGCGCTGGTAAATCTGGGCACCAACGCGATCGACGCGTTCGAGCGATCAGGTGTGACGGAGGCGAACCGGACGTTGTCGTTCAGCGCGGTGACCGAATCCGATGGGGTCGCGTTGGCTGTGGTGGACAACGGGCCGGGTGTGCCGGAGGCGGTGCGAAAGACGCTCTTCGAGCCTTTTGTGACGGCCGAGACGCCTCGAGGGGAGGGGCTGGGGTTGTATTTGGTGTGGGATGCGGCCTTCCGTCTGGGCGGGATGGTGCGGCACGAGGCCAATAAGCCGAGCGGAGCTCGGTTTGTGCTGTGGCTGCGGCTGGCCTCGATGGCGGAAAAGGCGGAGAGCATGGGGCGGGAGAGTTCCATCGAGGAGGCCGCGCGGTGA
- a CDS encoding ABC transporter permease, translating to MLPLRYALRQLRQSPGFTVIALLILALGIGVNSAMFSLLEALLFRDAPFPAADRLTMLVSRTAAGPRFEHSATEDREIREAQPAFASLTTFAFVSYVLAEPDRPAERINAVDASPEIWSTFGMQPALGRGFTADEAERGRNQVVVLSHRFWQQRYGGDPQVLGRTLRLDGESVTIIGVMPAAFDYQKLWQRTSFWRPLAYDDEQLQWRDYRIFRLAGRLANPASPARINTTLATVATSQATAFPDLYSGLRYDTLPLNQALNSELNRRISWLLVSLAGFVLLIACANLANLQIARAATRTRELAVRSALGASRLRLIGQQLVESVIVSLGGGLLGLALAWAINRLLEARLTFGGGAGALDLQLNATVVNLTFAVALGTGILFGIVPAWWSSRVNTNAVLKTQSRGSTAGRASHQLRAALIVAEFTLALVLLGGAATMHRAFGRFLQQDAGWDVGPVITAELSVPGIRYPEYAQRLELFRTLERDLRALPGVESAALATSLPIYGYGSDRLVLLEGQEAVDASTLPRAFHVMVTHDYFRTMGIPLVAGSPFREDIKPDDPAVIIVNRSLAEKLWPDTDPIGQRLCSMDSGIPFWAEVVGVAEDVDAAAALGPPTTRHVVYKPTAQEAWGWTYLVLRSPAPATLREALRRTVLTIDPDLPPSNIATAREQIDYSQHNLRLVGHTLTAFGALGLVLAALGIYAVITQAVTQRTGEFGIRLALGAHPSDILRLVLRQGITLSLLGIAMGIGGAVLLGRFLQNTMPRLAGIDPVAILLVAAGLGLVGLLACLGPACRATRVDPLVALRDE from the coding sequence ATGCTTCCCCTGCGCTACGCCCTTCGCCAGCTCCGGCAATCTCCGGGCTTCACCGTCATCGCCCTCCTCATTCTCGCCCTCGGCATCGGCGTCAACTCCGCCATGTTCAGCCTGCTTGAGGCTCTGCTCTTCCGCGACGCCCCCTTCCCCGCCGCCGACCGCCTCACCATGCTGGTCAGCCGCACCGCCGCCGGCCCGCGCTTCGAGCACTCCGCCACCGAGGATCGCGAAATCCGCGAAGCCCAACCCGCCTTTGCCTCGCTCACGACCTTTGCCTTCGTCAGCTACGTCCTCGCTGAGCCCGATCGCCCCGCCGAACGTATCAACGCGGTCGACGCCTCGCCCGAAATCTGGTCGACCTTCGGAATGCAACCCGCCTTGGGGCGCGGCTTCACCGCCGACGAAGCAGAGCGCGGACGCAACCAGGTCGTCGTCCTCAGCCATCGCTTCTGGCAACAACGCTACGGCGGCGACCCGCAGGTGCTCGGGCGCACCCTGCGCCTCGACGGCGAAAGCGTCACCATCATCGGCGTCATGCCTGCCGCCTTCGATTATCAAAAGCTCTGGCAGCGCACGAGTTTCTGGCGCCCATTGGCCTACGACGATGAACAACTGCAGTGGCGCGACTACCGCATCTTCCGCCTAGCCGGTCGCCTCGCCAACCCCGCCAGCCCCGCCCGCATCAACACCACCCTCGCGACCGTGGCGACCAGCCAGGCGACGGCCTTCCCCGACCTGTATTCAGGCCTTCGATACGACACCCTCCCGCTTAACCAAGCCCTCAACAGCGAGCTCAACCGCCGCATCTCCTGGCTGCTCGTCAGCCTCGCCGGCTTTGTGCTGCTCATCGCCTGCGCCAACCTCGCCAATCTCCAGATCGCCCGCGCCGCCACCCGCACCCGCGAGCTCGCCGTGCGCAGCGCCCTCGGCGCGTCCCGCCTGCGCCTCATCGGTCAACAACTGGTGGAGTCGGTCATCGTTTCCCTGGGCGGCGGGCTGCTGGGTCTCGCCCTCGCCTGGGCCATCAATCGTCTCCTCGAAGCTCGACTCACCTTCGGCGGTGGCGCCGGCGCGCTCGATCTGCAGCTCAACGCCACCGTCGTCAACCTCACCTTCGCCGTTGCACTGGGCACTGGCATCCTCTTCGGCATCGTGCCGGCCTGGTGGAGCTCGCGGGTCAACACCAACGCCGTGCTCAAAACCCAGAGCCGCGGCTCAACCGCCGGTCGCGCTTCGCACCAGCTGCGCGCCGCCCTCATCGTCGCCGAGTTCACCCTCGCCCTCGTCCTCCTGGGTGGCGCCGCCACCATGCACCGGGCCTTCGGTCGCTTCCTCCAACAGGACGCCGGCTGGGACGTCGGCCCAGTCATCACCGCCGAGCTCTCGGTGCCCGGCATTCGCTACCCGGAATACGCCCAACGGCTGGAACTCTTCCGCACCCTCGAACGCGACTTGCGCGCCCTGCCCGGCGTCGAGTCAGCGGCTCTCGCCACTTCGTTGCCGATCTACGGTTATGGGAGTGACCGGCTCGTCCTGCTCGAAGGCCAGGAGGCCGTCGACGCCAGCACCCTGCCGCGCGCGTTTCACGTCATGGTGACGCACGATTACTTCCGCACCATGGGCATCCCGCTGGTCGCGGGGAGTCCATTCCGCGAAGACATCAAACCCGACGACCCCGCCGTCATCATCGTCAACCGCTCCCTCGCCGAAAAGCTCTGGCCCGACACCGACCCCATCGGTCAACGCCTCTGCAGCATGGATAGCGGCATCCCGTTTTGGGCCGAAGTCGTGGGCGTCGCCGAGGATGTCGATGCCGCCGCCGCCCTCGGCCCACCCACCACCCGCCACGTGGTCTATAAACCCACCGCCCAGGAGGCCTGGGGTTGGACCTATCTCGTCCTGCGCAGCCCCGCCCCCGCCACCCTGCGCGAAGCCCTGCGCCGCACCGTGCTGACCATCGACCCCGATCTGCCGCCCTCCAACATCGCCACCGCCCGCGAACAGATCGACTACAGCCAGCACAACCTGCGGTTGGTCGGGCACACCCTCACTGCCTTCGGCGCCCTCGGCCTCGTGCTTGCCGCCCTCGGCATCTATGCGGTCATTACCCAAGCCGTCACCCAACGCACCGGCGAATTTGGCATTCGCTTGGCGCTCGGTGCCCACCCGTCGGACATCCTCCGGCTCGTGCTGCGTCAAGGCATCACGCTCAGCCTGCTCGGCATCGCCATGGGGATCGGGGGCGCCGTGTTGCTGGGACGCTTTTTGCAAAACACCATGCCGCGCCTCGCGGGCATCGATCCTGTCGCCATCCTGCTCGTGGCCGCCGGCCTCGGACTCGTCGGCCTGTTGGCGTGCCTCGGCCCCGCCTGTCGCGCCACCCGCGTGGATCCCTTGGTCGCACTGCGCGACGAATGA
- a CDS encoding GNAT family N-acetyltransferase yields MTPNIRPATLDDVESIQAIYAHHVTHGTGTFETEAPTYEAMRGRFMAISGRGYPFLVATMDDTVVGYGYAGPFRERRAYQYTVEDSIYLHPDQRGRGFGRKLLAELISAATTAGFKQMIALIGDSDNRASIRLHANAGFASTGTMHRVGYKFDRWLDVVIMQRELGES; encoded by the coding sequence ATGACCCCCAACATCCGCCCCGCCACGCTCGACGACGTCGAGTCCATCCAAGCTATCTACGCGCACCATGTCACTCACGGCACGGGCACGTTCGAGACCGAAGCCCCGACCTACGAGGCGATGCGAGGTCGTTTTATGGCGATCTCCGGCCGAGGTTACCCCTTCCTCGTCGCGACCATGGATGACACCGTCGTCGGCTACGGCTACGCCGGTCCCTTCCGCGAGCGCCGCGCCTACCAATACACCGTCGAGGACTCCATCTACCTGCATCCCGATCAACGGGGCCGCGGCTTCGGCCGCAAACTCCTCGCCGAACTCATTTCCGCTGCCACCACCGCCGGCTTCAAACAAATGATCGCCCTCATCGGCGACTCCGACAACCGCGCCTCCATTCGCCTGCACGCCAACGCCGGCTTCGCGTCCACCGGCACCATGCACCGCGTCGGCTACAAGTTCGATCGCTGGCTCGACGTGGTCATTATGCAGCGCGAACTCGGCGAGAGCTGA